Proteins from one Sylvia atricapilla isolate bSylAtr1 chromosome 1, bSylAtr1.pri, whole genome shotgun sequence genomic window:
- the LOC136372600 gene encoding NAD(P)(+)--arginine ADP-ribosyltransferase 2-like isoform X1, translating to MAPLAHTLALLAMTMATMANQEKPLDMAQDSFDDQYLGCGPEMTAALPFLNHSEFQNNPLFARVWVKAMAEWQRRGSRVSPLSSPDQAIAIMAYTMNDLYQEFNNAVRVAGRSPQEYQDNFHFKTLHFLLTQGLVTLRDTQGPHRRRVYRGVCGVQYKAQRGDTIRFGQFASTSLSKDIAQCFGTDTVFEVHTLHGVDIQEFSYIPSEKEVLIPPFETFKVTKVTQAGNKARIVLNITGTFSKYNCEWLKGGSIPRAPSHLRGLLLATTALAVATRIL from the coding sequence atggccccCCTGGCTCacaccctggcactgctggcaatgACCATGGCCACCATGGCAAACCAAGAGAAGCCTCTGGACATGGCCCAGGACTCCTTCGATGACCAGTACCTGGGCTGTGGCCCTGAAATGACGGCAGCGTTGCCGTTCCTCAACCACTCCGAGTTCCAGAACAATCCTCTCTTTGCCCGGGTCTGGGTGAAGGCCATGGCTGAGTGGCAGAGGCGGGGGTCTCGTGTGTCCCCTCTGTCATCCCCAGACCAGGCCATTGCCATCATGGCCTACACCATGAATGATCTGTACCAGGAGTTCAACAATGCCGTGCGTGTGGCCGGGCGCTCCCCCCAGGAATACCAGGACAATTTCCActtcaaaacactgcatttcctgCTGACCCAGGGCCTGGTGACATtgagggacactcagggacCGCATCGTCGCCGCGTATACCGGGGTGTGTGTGGGGTCCAGTACAAGGCACAGCGTGGTGACACCATCCGGTTCGGTCAATTCGCATCGACGTCGCTGAGCAAAGACATTGCCCAATGCTTTGGGACAGACACGGTGTTCGAGGTGCACACGCTACACGGCGTGGACATCCAGGAATTCTCCTACATTCCGAGTGAGAAGGAGGTGCTGATCCCACCCTTTGAGACCTTCAAGGTGACAAAAGTCACCCAGGCAGGGAACAAGGCACGGATCGTGCTCAACATCACTGGGACCTTCAGCAAATACAACTGCGAGTGGCTGAAAG